A genomic region of Miscanthus floridulus cultivar M001 chromosome 3, ASM1932011v1, whole genome shotgun sequence contains the following coding sequences:
- the LOC136542323 gene encoding beta-ureidopropionase-like, translating into MATSNGKAAQGEEGKAPPPASPAGSIGGYESLHRLLEANLSPQLFQEASRLLLGLNCAQPLEAISLPDATTALAETHNFDVQAFRFSADKEFLRQPRVIRVGLIQNSIAVPTTCHFADQKKAIMDKIKPVIDAAGASGVNILCLQEAWTMPFAFCTREKRWCEFAEPVDGESTQFLQELAQKYNMVIVSPILERDVKHGETIWNTSVVIGNNGNIIGIHRKNHIPRVGDFNESTYYMEGNTGHPVFETAYGKIGVNICYGRHHPLNWLAFGLNGAEIVFNPSATVGELSEPMWPIEARNAAIANSYFVGSINRVGTEVFPNPFTSGDGKPQHADFGHFYGSSHFSAPDASCTPSLSRYRDGLIISDMDLNLCRQIKDKWAFRMTARYEMYASLLSEYLKPDFKPQVIVDPLINKKA; encoded by the exons ATGGCGACCAGCAACGGCAAGGCGGCGCAAGGGGAGGAGGGGAAGGCGCCACCGCCTGCATCGCCGGCGGGGTCGATCGGCGGGTACGAGTCCCTGCACAGGCTCCTGGAGGCCAACCTCTCCCCACAGCTATTCCAG GAAGCAAGCCGATTGCTGCTGGGACTGAATTGTGCACAACCTCTTGAGGCTATCTCACTGCCTGACGCCACAACAGCTCTTGCAGAAACACACAATTTTGATGTGCAG GCATTCCGTTTTAGTGCAGACAAAGAGTTTCTAAGGCAACCACGAGTTATTCGAGTTGGTCTAATTCAGAACTCAATTGCCGTTCCCACTACTTGTCACTTTGCTGACCAGAAGAAGGCAATCATGGACAAAATAAAACCTGTAATTGATGCAGCTGGTGCTTCTGGTGTCAATATTTTGTGCCTACAA GAAGCCTGGACAATGCCTTTTGCCTTCTGCACACGCGAGAAAAGATGGTGTGAATTTGCTGAACCAGTTGATGGAGAATCTACTCAATTCCTTCAAGAACTTGCACAGAAGTATAACATGGTAATAGTTAGCCCAATCCTTGAAAGGGATGTAAAACATGGGGAGACTATTTGGAATACTTCTGTTGTTATTGGAAACAATGGCAACATAATTGGCATTCATCGAAAG AATCACATTCCAAGAGTTGGTGATTTCAATGAGAGCACATACTACATGGAGGGTAACACTGGGCATCCAGTGTTTGAAACCGCTTATGGCAAAATAGGAGTGAACATTTGTTATGGAAGACATCATCCCCTTAATTGGCTTGCATTTGGCCTCAATGGAGCTGAAATAGTGTTCAACCCATCTGCAACGGTTGGTGAACTCAGTGAACCAATGTGGCCAATTGAG GCAAGGAACGCCGCAATTGCAAACAGCTACTTTGTTGGATCAATTAACCGGGTTGGCACAGAAGTGTTCCCAAATCCATTCACATCTGGTGATGGGAAACCTCAACACGCAGACTTTGGCCATTTCTATGGATCTAGCCATTTCTCAGCACCTGATGCCTCTTGCACCCCATCTCTATCACGCTACCGGGATGGCTTGATCATCTCCGATATGGACCTCAACCTATGCCGCCAGATCAAAGACAAGTGGGCCTTCCGCATGACTGCTCGATATGAGATGTATGCTTCCTTGCTCTCAGAGTACTTGAAACCAGATTTCAAACCTCAAGTCATTGTTGATCCCTTGATTAATAAGAAGGCATAA
- the LOC136542324 gene encoding probable trehalose-phosphate phosphatase 10, whose translation MGSYANGSTCGDEDPPSVEELKEPAFPLKTMPLHANGWLNDMKISSPTAIRVNIGNNVAFDPIYRAWTKKYPSALNAFEKIVTYGKGKKIALFLDYDGTLSPIVDEPDHAVMSDQMREVVRSAARHLPTAIISGRSCDKVFDFVKLTELYYAGSHGMDIMGPVGKTGSVTDHRSSTNSSKKQNKEMKIFQAASEFLPMIDEVFRLLVDKVRGIDGAKVENNKFCVSVHYRNVNEKDWPLVARCTDDVLKAYPRLRLSHGRKVLEVRPVIDWNKGKAVEFLLDSLGLADSDKVLPIYIGDDRTDEDAFKVLRGDKRGFGILVSSVPKESHALYSLVDPPEVMDFLKRLVKWKEEEEA comes from the exons ATGGGTTCCTATGCTAATGGCAGCACCTGTGGAGATGAAGATCCTCCATCAGTGGAGGAGCTGAAAGAGCCAGCTTTTCCTCTTAAAACAATGCCACTGCATGCTAATGGCTGGTTGAATGACATGAAGATATCCTCGCCTACTGCTATCCGAGTGAACATTGGTAACAATGTTGCTTTTGATCCCATCTACCGAGCTTGGACT AAGAAGTATCCTTCAGCTCTAAACGCATTTGAAAAAATTGTTACCTATGGCAAAGGCAAGAAGATAGCGCTGTTCTTGGATTATGATGGAACCCTCTCGCCAATTGTTGATGAACCTGACCATGCTGTCATGTCTGATCAG ATGCGGGAGGTGGTGAGGAGTGCTGCACGGCATCTTCCCACTGCGATTATCAGTGGAAGGTCTTGTGATAAG GTGTTTGATTTTGTTAAACTCACCGAACTATACTATGCTGGTAGCCATGGAATGGACATCATGGGTCCAGTGGGAAAAACTGGTTCTGTCACTGACCATAGAAGCAGCACTAACTCCAGTAAGAAGCAg AACAAGGAGATGAAGATCTTTCAGGCTGCTAGCGAATTCTTACCAATGATTGACGAG GTCTTTAGATTGCTCGTTGATAAGGTCAGGGGAATTGATGGTGCGAAAGTTGAAAACAACAAATTCTGCGTGTCGGTGCACTACCGCAATGTCAATGAGAAG gACTGGCCACTGGTTGCACGGTGCACAGACGACGTCCTGAAAGCCTACCCTCGCCTCCGACTGAGTCATGGACGGAAG GTTTTAGAAGTTCGTCCAGTGATAGACTGGAACAAAGGGAAGGCTGTGGAGTTCTTGCTGGACTCCCTAGGGCTAGCTGACTCTGACAAAGTGCTCCCTATCTACATCGGAGATGACCGAACAGATGAGGACGCGTTCAAG GTTTTACGGGGAGACAAACGGGGTTTTGGAATTTTGGTGTCATCTGTACCAAAGGAATCTCATGCCTTGTACTCCCTGGTGGATCCACCTGAG GTGATGGACTTCCTGAAGAGACTAGTGAaatggaaggaggaagaagaagcataa
- the LOC136542322 gene encoding asparagine--tRNA ligase, chloroplastic/mitochondrial-like, with translation MAAAAAARLLRLAPRRLQVPKASPLAALSFPLPRTAPLAAASGRRQRFCAAAQASASAPAAAATGAAGEAVGEFRKRLRVADVKGGEDEGAAWVGKELAVRGWVRTCRAQRTVTFVEVNDGSCLSNMQCVLTPETEGYDQIDSVTTGASVLIEGVVASSQGGKQKVELKVSKITVIGKSDPTSFPIQKKRASREFLRTVAHLRPRTNTFGAVARVRNALAYATHKFFQDNGFVWVSSPIITASDCEGAGEQFYVTTLLSNSAEGGSLLKDIPATKDGRVDWSQDFFCKPAFLTVSGQLNGETYASALSDIYTFGPTFRAENSNTARHLAEFWMIEPELAFADLNDDMACATAYLQYVVKYILENCKEDMDFFNTWVEKGIIDRLNDVVEKNFIHLSYTDAVELLLGSKKEFEFPVKWGLDLQSEHERYITEVALGGRPVIIRDYPKEIKAFYMRENDDGKTVAAMDLLVPRVGELIGGSQREERLDYLEARLDEQNLNKESYWWYLDLRRYGSVPHAGFGLGFERLVQFATGIDNIRDAIPFPRVPGSAEF, from the exons atggcggccgccgccgccgcgcggctCCTCCGCCTGGCCCCGCGCCGGCTCCAGGTTCCCAAGGCCTCCCCGCTCGCCGCGCTCTCGTTCCCACTCCCGCGTACGGCGCCGCTCGCCGCTGCCTCGGGGCGGCGGCAGCGCTTCTGCGCCGCGGCGCAGGCCTCCGCATCCGCCCCCGCAGCCGCGGCGACAGGGGCGGCGGGCGAGGCCGTGGGGGAGTTCAGGAAGCGGCTGCGGGTGGCGGACGTGAAGGGCGGGGAGGACGAGGGCGCCGCGTGGGTGGGCAAGGAGCTCGCGGTGCGCGGGTGGGTGCGCACCTGCCGCGCCCAGAGGACCGTCACTTTCGTTGAG GTCAATGATGGCTCTTGCTTGTCCAATATGCAATGCGTATTGACTCCTGAAACAGAAGGCTATGACCAG ATAGACTCTGTCACTACTGGAGCATCTGTACTAATCGAGGGAGTTGTTGCAAGCAGCCAAGGCGGTAAGCAAAAAGTGGAGTTGAAGGTTTCAAAGATCACTGTG ATTGGTAAGAGTGACCCCACATCTTTTCCTATACAGAAGAAACGGGCATCAAGAGAGTTCCTTAGAACTGTAGCCCATCTCCGTCCTCGGACAAACACTTTTGGTGCA GTGGCAAGAGTGAGAAATGCTCTGGCATACGCAACTCATAAATTCTTTCAAGACAATGGATTTGTTTGGGTTTCAAGCCCAATTATTACTGCCTCAGATTGTGAAGGAGCTGGGGAGCAGTTTTACGTGACTACCTTG CTTTCAAACAGCGCTGAAGGTGGTTCCCTACTCAAAGATATTCCTGCTACCAAGGATGGAAGGGTTGATTGGTCACAG GATTTCTTCTGCAAACCAGCATTTCTGACAGTGTCTGGACAGCTCAATGGTGAAACATATGCTTCAGCTCTATCTGAT ATTTACACATTTGGTCCAACGTTTAGGGCTGAAAATTCAAACACTGCAAGGCATCTTGCTGAATTTTGG ATGATTGAACCTGAGCTTGCCTTTGCGGATCTAAACGATGACATGGCTTGTGCAACTGCATATCTCCAGTATGTA GTAAAATATATTCTAGAGAACTGCAAAGAGGATATGGATTTCTTCAATACATGGGTTGAGAAAGGCATCATAGATCGATTAAAT GATGTAGTAGAGAAGAACTTCATTCACTTGTCTTACACTGATGCTGTCGAGCTACTTCTTGGGTCCAAGAAGGAATTCGAGTTCCCG GTAAAGTGGGGTTTGGATCTTCAAAGTGAGCATGAGCGATATATCACAGAAGTTGCCTTGGGTGGACGCCCTGTAATAATTAGAGATTACCCAAAG GAAATCAAAGCTTTCTATATGAGAGAAAATGATGATGGGAAGACAGTTGCTGCGATGGATCTGTTGGTTCCTCGG GTTGGTGAACTTATTGGAGGAAGCCAGAGGGAAGAGCGTCTTGATTACCTTGAAGCCCGATTAGACGAGCAAAATCTGAACAAGGAGAGCTACTGGTGGTATTTGGACCTGCGGCGATATGGATCAG TTCCGCACGCTGGTTTTGGTCTTGGATTTGAGCGGCTTGTCCAGTTTGCTACTGGAATAGACAACATCAGAGACGCCATCCCGTTTCCCCGAGTTCCTGGCTCTGCCGAGTTTTAG